A genomic region of Ignavibacteria bacterium contains the following coding sequences:
- a CDS encoding metalloregulator ArsR/SmtB family transcription factor gives MTELTKIFKALSDETRLRIINLFIKSQEKICVCELMDALQLPQYTISKALSILRSAGLLIFEKDGLWTYYKLNPTKNNILLFDFLRDFLSNDLMKEDEKRLMQRLNLRENNRCVIGIIPETKPVKKNSKKVKR, from the coding sequence ATGACGGAATTAACAAAAATATTTAAAGCTTTGTCTGACGAAACAAGACTTCGAATAATCAACCTCTTCATTAAAAGTCAGGAAAAAATTTGTGTTTGTGAGTTAATGGATGCTCTTCAGCTTCCCCAATACACCATTTCAAAAGCATTGAGCATTCTTAGATCGGCTGGACTTTTAATTTTCGAAAAAGATGGATTATGGACATACTACAAACTCAATCCAACAAAAAACAATATTCTTCTTTTTGATTTCTTAAGAGATTTTTTATCAAATGACCTAATGAAAGAGGATGAAAAAAGATTAATGCAAAGATTAAACTTAAGAGAAAATAATCGCTGCGTTATTGGAATTATTCCTGAAACCAAACCTGTAAAAAAGAACTCAAAAAAAGTTAAGAGATAA
- a CDS encoding VCBS repeat-containing protein has protein sequence MKLLFSLLLTFIQIAYSQNWIRIDSIFTPNEIQAISFSSPFFCDIDGDSDLDLFIGSSSLSNILFFRNVGSPTEPRFIRDDNLLKEVNLKEYHNSPSYPFLADLDGDGDYDLILSTFKGLQFYRNVGDKNYPIFFKIDNFFFEVNKFTGNDAKPALVDIDGDGDLDLFIGIGESLFGGPVAGTVIGFRNTGRKTFPRFVRDKALTTGIADLGLNAFPAFVDLNGDGKYEILIGRDQNTFAYFINAGTKKNPKWIRQPITFGDFEKKSYWKNPTFADIDNDGDMDLIYGSGDGELYFYRNIGTRKNPKFKLEAQLFEPIRIAGGSPSVSFADFDKDGDYDLLSGDYLGGFQYFKNIGNKYRPVFRRSAASFTSLKVQSFSTPIFVDYDNDGDLDIISGALDGRIYVFTNTKNGYIENANPFKNVRFREKSAPAAVDINNNGLTDFLFCSGLPNQYLFMLNQGKGNFKPDNSLIERVSFPYDARPTFADVDRDGDFDLIIGGRDGRLIYFENTGIAEKPYFELNRDLFKDVKVKQNSSPGFADLDGDGRPELVVGEYNGNFYYFKANFPLNLVNFYARAKETFTPTESSFDPFAKELAINFKISKAKDIFNPFKPEFVLINLYDNRGDFVRSIYSGFLRPGEHNIKFNLREIATESNFYLYTIQISNGEFYWGKFFFLK, from the coding sequence ATGAAATTACTCTTCTCACTCCTTCTTACTTTTATCCAAATTGCATATTCGCAAAATTGGATAAGAATAGATTCCATTTTTACACCTAATGAAATTCAGGCTATTAGTTTTAGTTCTCCGTTTTTTTGTGATATTGACGGAGATAGCGATCTTGATCTTTTTATTGGAAGCTCATCGTTAAGCAATATCTTATTCTTCAGAAATGTGGGAAGCCCAACAGAACCGAGATTTATTAGAGACGATAATTTACTAAAAGAAGTAAATCTAAAAGAATATCACAACTCCCCTTCTTATCCATTCCTTGCGGATTTAGATGGAGATGGCGACTATGATTTAATTCTAAGTACTTTCAAAGGATTACAATTCTATCGTAATGTTGGTGATAAAAACTACCCAATCTTTTTTAAGATTGACAATTTCTTTTTTGAGGTAAATAAGTTTACCGGTAATGACGCAAAGCCTGCGCTAGTTGATATTGATGGTGATGGCGATCTTGATCTATTCATCGGTATTGGTGAATCTCTTTTTGGCGGACCAGTCGCAGGAACTGTAATTGGATTCAGAAACACAGGTAGAAAAACTTTTCCAAGATTTGTTAGAGATAAAGCTTTAACCACAGGAATTGCAGACCTTGGTTTGAATGCATTTCCTGCTTTTGTTGATTTAAATGGCGATGGAAAGTATGAAATTTTAATAGGAAGAGATCAAAACACTTTTGCTTATTTCATAAATGCTGGAACTAAAAAAAATCCAAAGTGGATTAGACAACCAATAACATTTGGCGACTTCGAAAAGAAATCTTATTGGAAAAATCCGACATTTGCTGATATTGATAATGATGGTGATATGGATTTGATATACGGCTCAGGTGATGGTGAACTTTATTTTTACCGAAACATCGGAACAAGAAAAAACCCGAAGTTTAAACTTGAAGCTCAATTGTTTGAACCGATTAGAATTGCTGGTGGCTCACCTTCAGTTTCTTTTGCCGATTTCGATAAAGATGGAGATTATGATTTATTAAGCGGTGATTATTTAGGTGGATTTCAGTATTTCAAAAATATTGGAAACAAATACAGGCCTGTTTTTAGAAGATCAGCTGCAAGCTTTACATCACTAAAAGTTCAATCTTTCAGCACACCAATTTTTGTTGATTATGACAATGATGGAGATTTAGACATCATTTCTGGTGCACTCGACGGCAGAATTTATGTTTTTACCAACACTAAAAACGGATACATCGAGAATGCAAATCCTTTTAAGAATGTAAGATTTAGAGAAAAAAGTGCACCAGCAGCTGTGGATATTAATAATAATGGACTGACTGATTTTCTATTTTGTAGCGGTTTGCCCAATCAATATTTATTTATGCTGAATCAAGGTAAAGGAAATTTTAAACCAGATAATTCTTTAATTGAAAGAGTAAGTTTCCCCTACGATGCACGACCAACTTTTGCTGATGTTGATCGCGATGGTGATTTTGATCTCATCATCGGTGGAAGAGATGGAAGATTAATTTATTTCGAAAACACTGGAATTGCAGAAAAACCTTACTTCGAATTAAACAGAGATTTATTCAAAGATGTAAAAGTAAAACAAAACTCATCTCCTGGCTTTGCCGACCTTGATGGTGATGGGAGGCCGGAACTTGTAGTTGGTGAATACAATGGAAACTTCTATTACTTTAAAGCAAACTTCCCGCTTAATCTTGTAAACTTTTATGCAAGAGCAAAAGAGACCTTTACACCAACTGAAAGTTCGTTTGATCCATTTGCAAAGGAGCTCGCAATTAATTTCAAAATTTCAAAAGCGAAAGATATTTTTAATCCCTTCAAGCCCGAGTTTGTCTTGATTAATCTTTATGATAATCGAGGTGACTTTGTAAGATCAATTTATTCTGGATTTTTAAGACCTGGTGAACATAATATCAAATTTAATCTTAGAGAAATCGCGACCGAATCAAATTTTTATCTTTATACTATTCAGATTTCAAATGGTGAGTTTTACTGGGGCAAATTTTTCTTCTTAAAGTGA
- a CDS encoding molybdopterin-dependent oxidoreductase, whose amino-acid sequence MINYDSIKHVRGESQFVDDFIPFEKILYGYVFTSPIAHGIIKKLDIEEALKFPGVKYIFTFKDIPGENQVGGIVQDEVLFAEDKVEFVGQPIAFVVAEDFLSAKRAAKKIRVEIEELEPIFDPRLAFEKGLLIIPPRIFSLGNVDEAWQQCDFVIEGQVESGGQEHLYLETQGSIAFPVDKESVKIFSSTQNPTHVQKIAAHVLGIPMNKVEVDVLRLGGGFGGKEDQATHWAVMTALAAKKLNTAVKLILPRQEDMRMTGKRHPYSSDFKIGLNKEGKILAYEVTFYQNAGAAADLSPAILERTLFHTTNTYYIPNVKATAYSCKTNLPPNTAFRGFGGPQAMFVMESALFKASQVTGIDYHKLQKINLLNEGDEFPYGQKAFNCRAKLCYDTLEKKYDVEKVKLEIDEFNSKSKFVKKAYSIMPICFGISFTSTYLNQASALVHIYVDGSVGISTAAVEMGQGVNAKLLQIASKMFSISPEKIKIESTNTTRIANTSPTAASKAADLNGFALMEACELILNRLKKFAAQRLNVSDESKIKFENEWVFVDNVKTDLNWGNLIKQAYLNRINLSAHAHHATPDVYFDREISKGKPFAYHVYGTALIEVTVDCLRGTYKIDSVKVVHDLGDSIHPVVDLGQVEGGIVQGIGWMTVEEVIYNDKGKLITDALSTYKVPDIYFAPEKIEVQFLENASNPFGPFKSKAVGEPPFMYGIGAFFAILKAMLTFNPEMEIQFKAPMTNERVLMSIYSGIKEKVLNHIHI is encoded by the coding sequence ATGATTAATTATGACTCAATCAAACATGTTAGAGGCGAATCTCAGTTTGTTGATGATTTTATCCCATTTGAGAAAATTCTCTATGGATATGTTTTCACTTCTCCAATCGCACATGGTATCATCAAAAAATTAGATATAGAAGAAGCTCTTAAATTCCCAGGAGTAAAATATATTTTTACTTTCAAAGATATACCTGGCGAAAATCAAGTTGGTGGGATTGTTCAAGATGAAGTTTTATTTGCTGAAGATAAAGTTGAATTCGTGGGTCAACCGATAGCTTTTGTTGTAGCTGAAGATTTTCTCAGTGCTAAAAGAGCAGCAAAGAAAATTAGGGTTGAAATTGAAGAACTCGAGCCAATTTTTGATCCAAGGCTCGCATTTGAAAAAGGTTTGTTAATAATCCCGCCGAGAATTTTTTCGCTTGGAAATGTTGATGAAGCTTGGCAACAATGTGATTTTGTGATTGAGGGGCAAGTTGAATCTGGTGGACAGGAACATCTTTACCTTGAAACGCAGGGCTCCATAGCCTTCCCAGTCGATAAAGAGAGTGTAAAAATTTTCTCTTCTACCCAAAATCCAACTCATGTTCAAAAAATAGCTGCTCATGTTTTGGGTATCCCGATGAATAAAGTTGAAGTTGATGTATTGAGACTTGGCGGTGGTTTTGGTGGGAAAGAAGATCAAGCGACTCACTGGGCGGTTATGACAGCTTTAGCTGCAAAGAAATTGAACACAGCTGTAAAATTAATCTTGCCCCGTCAGGAAGATATGAGGATGACTGGTAAACGACATCCTTACTCTTCTGATTTTAAGATTGGTTTGAACAAAGAAGGTAAAATTTTAGCTTATGAAGTTACTTTCTATCAAAATGCTGGTGCCGCTGCAGATTTATCTCCAGCAATTCTTGAAAGAACTTTGTTCCATACGACAAACACTTATTACATTCCAAATGTAAAAGCGACTGCATACAGTTGCAAAACAAATCTTCCACCCAATACAGCATTTCGTGGATTTGGTGGTCCGCAAGCAATGTTTGTAATGGAAAGCGCCTTGTTCAAAGCTTCGCAGGTTACGGGAATTGATTATCATAAACTTCAAAAAATTAATCTTTTGAACGAAGGAGATGAATTTCCTTACGGTCAAAAAGCATTTAACTGCCGAGCTAAACTTTGTTACGATACACTTGAGAAAAAATACGATGTTGAAAAAGTCAAACTCGAAATAGATGAGTTTAATAGTAAAAGTAAATTTGTAAAAAAAGCTTATTCAATAATGCCGATTTGTTTTGGAATTTCATTCACATCAACATATTTGAATCAGGCGAGTGCACTCGTTCACATTTATGTTGATGGAAGTGTTGGAATAAGTACAGCAGCAGTGGAGATGGGTCAGGGTGTTAATGCAAAACTATTGCAAATTGCATCAAAAATGTTTTCTATCTCGCCAGAAAAAATAAAAATTGAGTCAACCAATACAACCAGGATTGCCAATACTTCACCAACAGCAGCAAGCAAAGCTGCTGATTTAAATGGTTTTGCACTAATGGAAGCCTGTGAACTTATTTTAAATAGATTAAAAAAATTTGCAGCGCAAAGATTAAATGTATCAGATGAGTCAAAAATAAAATTCGAGAACGAATGGGTTTTTGTTGATAATGTAAAAACAGATTTGAACTGGGGAAATTTAATCAAACAAGCGTATTTGAATAGAATAAATTTATCAGCTCATGCACATCACGCAACTCCAGATGTTTATTTCGATAGAGAGATTTCAAAAGGAAAACCTTTTGCTTATCATGTTTATGGAACTGCTCTCATTGAAGTCACAGTAGATTGCCTGCGTGGAACTTACAAAATTGATTCTGTCAAAGTCGTTCATGATTTAGGAGATTCAATTCATCCAGTTGTTGATCTCGGTCAGGTAGAAGGCGGAATTGTTCAGGGTATTGGCTGGATGACAGTTGAAGAAGTTATTTATAATGATAAAGGGAAATTAATTACCGACGCACTCTCTACTTACAAAGTACCTGATATTTATTTCGCACCTGAAAAAATTGAAGTTCAATTTCTTGAAAATGCTTCGAATCCATTTGGTCCTTTTAAGTCTAAGGCAGTTGGTGAGCCACCATTTATGTATGGAATTGGAGCTTTTTTCGCAATTTTAAAAGCTATGCTGACATTCAATCCTGAAATGGAAATTCAGTTCAAAGCACCAATGACCAATGAGAGAGTTTTGATGAGCATTTATTCAGGAATAAAAGAGAAAGTTTTGAATCACATTCATATTTAA
- a CDS encoding T9SS type A sorting domain-containing protein, translated as MKRIIYLIGLFSFLSDLVLSQNILWTKFYGGPWPYFDVGNCVISTFDGGYAIVGETDWRGAGWKDVWLIRTDGSGDTLWTRTYGFSFSDRGRSILELPDRGFIIVGGCYYETSYPPPRKPSVYIIRTDQNGDTLWTKVISSDFDSHIDEGYSVYQTPDNGFLITGLCTPHVPGGKRVYVLKIDSIGNRQWEKGFGIPGRVDAQPHKMYPTSDGGFIITGSAESYPDIVDLFIMKFNSSGDTLWSKLYGGSLLDWGQDVCETNDGGFIVTGSVDFTFPGYGDLWVLRTDYKGDTIWTKRFGISVSSAEGISICRASDGGYFIAGRRQNYVYVLRFNQDGDTLWTREIHEFHGAGYSVSQAYDGDFLITGTGSARDQSSDIFLLKITEQSSGLKQELNPSRFELYQNYPNPFNSVTVIKYEIPETNVPIKVSLKIYNILGEEIASLVNKIQTTGHYEVTFNSLQLTSGIYFYKLHTDNFVLTKKMVLIK; from the coding sequence ATGAAAAGAATAATTTATTTGATTGGTCTTTTTTCCTTTCTCTCAGATCTTGTTTTATCACAAAATATTCTCTGGACTAAATTTTATGGTGGTCCATGGCCGTACTTTGATGTTGGAAATTGTGTAATATCTACATTTGATGGTGGATACGCAATTGTTGGAGAAACTGACTGGCGCGGAGCTGGTTGGAAAGATGTCTGGTTAATTAGAACAGATGGAAGTGGTGACACTTTATGGACAAGAACTTATGGTTTTTCTTTCAGTGATCGTGGCCGTTCGATTTTAGAGTTACCTGATCGTGGTTTTATTATTGTTGGAGGATGTTATTATGAAACTAGTTACCCGCCACCAAGAAAACCTTCTGTTTATATTATTCGCACAGATCAAAATGGTGATACACTTTGGACTAAGGTAATTTCAAGCGATTTTGATTCACATATTGATGAAGGTTATTCAGTGTATCAAACACCTGATAATGGATTTCTGATTACTGGACTTTGTACTCCTCATGTTCCAGGAGGCAAAAGAGTTTATGTTTTAAAGATTGATTCGATTGGGAATAGACAGTGGGAAAAAGGATTTGGTATTCCAGGAAGAGTAGATGCACAACCACATAAAATGTATCCAACTTCAGATGGTGGATTTATTATTACTGGTTCAGCGGAATCTTACCCAGATATAGTAGACCTATTCATTATGAAATTTAATTCGAGTGGAGATACACTCTGGTCAAAATTGTACGGGGGTTCTCTACTTGATTGGGGTCAAGATGTTTGTGAAACAAATGATGGAGGATTTATAGTGACTGGATCAGTGGACTTTACTTTTCCAGGTTATGGTGATCTCTGGGTATTAAGGACTGACTATAAAGGAGATACTATATGGACGAAACGATTTGGGATATCAGTTTCTTCGGCAGAAGGAATTTCCATTTGTCGAGCTTCTGATGGTGGTTATTTCATCGCTGGGCGAAGACAGAACTATGTATATGTTTTACGTTTCAATCAAGATGGTGATACTTTGTGGACAAGAGAAATCCATGAGTTTCATGGTGCAGGTTATTCGGTTAGTCAGGCTTATGATGGTGATTTTTTAATTACGGGAACGGGATCGGCAAGAGATCAAAGCAGTGATATATTTCTATTAAAAATTACAGAGCAAAGTTCAGGACTGAAACAAGAGTTAAACCCTTCCCGATTTGAACTGTATCAAAATTATCCTAATCCATTTAATTCTGTCACGGTAATTAAATACGAAATTCCAGAAACAAACGTACCAATTAAGGTTTCCTTAAAGATTTATAATATTTTGGGAGAAGAAATCGCATCCTTAGTTAACAAAATACAGACAACGGGACATTATGAGGTTACATTTAATTCATTACAGCTCACAAGTGGAATTTATTTTTACAAATTACATACAGATAATTTTGTATTAACTAAGAAGATGGTATTAATTAAATAA
- a CDS encoding TIGR01777 family protein — MSGKILIAGISGLIGEKLARFLMPEYKVRGLVRNVQKVKQSLPNVELYSWNESEKFLINLIEDTDVVINLSGKSIAGGRWTEKVKKEIYSSRIDTTKKLAELILKSSQRPESFIVASAVGYYGLDVNKISDENSPPSDDFLGQVCVDWEKASSIVDQYQVRRVNVRISTVLSRDGGALPLLALPFKFFTGNYFGTGNQFFPWIHEKDLIRLFKFVIENKSISGPINAVSPQVVTVKEFCKTLGKVLKRPCWIRIPEWKMKIIFGEMAELLIKGGRVIPKKAIESGFRFEFEDLETALRDLFGK; from the coding sequence ATGTCAGGAAAAATTTTAATTGCGGGGATTTCGGGTTTGATAGGGGAAAAATTAGCTCGTTTCTTAATGCCCGAATACAAAGTCAGAGGACTTGTTAGAAATGTTCAAAAGGTCAAACAATCTTTACCAAATGTTGAGCTTTATTCGTGGAATGAAAGTGAAAAATTTCTAATTAACTTAATTGAAGATACTGATGTTGTTATAAACCTTTCGGGGAAATCGATTGCAGGCGGCAGATGGACTGAAAAAGTTAAAAAAGAAATCTATTCAAGTAGAATTGATACGACAAAAAAACTTGCTGAGTTGATTTTAAAATCATCGCAAAGACCAGAGAGTTTTATTGTTGCTTCTGCTGTTGGTTATTATGGTCTGGATGTAAACAAAATTTCGGATGAGAACTCACCACCATCAGATGATTTTCTTGGACAGGTTTGTGTTGATTGGGAAAAGGCTTCTTCCATTGTTGATCAATATCAGGTGAGAAGGGTAAATGTAAGGATCAGCACTGTATTGAGTCGAGATGGAGGTGCTCTACCTCTTTTGGCGTTACCATTTAAATTTTTCACTGGGAATTATTTCGGCACTGGAAATCAGTTTTTCCCATGGATTCATGAGAAAGATTTAATTCGACTTTTCAAATTTGTGATTGAAAATAAGTCAATTTCTGGTCCAATAAATGCTGTTTCGCCTCAAGTTGTTACAGTGAAAGAATTTTGTAAAACACTCGGCAAAGTATTGAAGAGACCTTGTTGGATTCGAATTCCTGAATGGAAAATGAAAATAATATTTGGTGAAATGGCTGAGCTCCTTATTAAAGGCGGAAGAGTAATTCCAAAGAAAGCAATTGAATCAGGTTTTAGATTTGAATTTGAAGATCTTGAAACTGCATTGAGAGATTTATTCGGTAAATGA
- the nikR gene encoding nickel-responsive transcriptional regulator NikR — MPIRRKKKDELYRFGVSMEYDLIQKFDKYLEKRGFYNRSEAIRDLVRQLLAKEKVEIKNEVTYGIVSFIYNHHQRELEERITHLQHHNFKSIISTTHIHIDEEYCLEVIIMKDRAQRIKTIAEAIFSLKGVKSGEVSFVTLV, encoded by the coding sequence ATGCCAATAAGAAGAAAAAAGAAAGATGAGCTTTATCGTTTCGGGGTCTCAATGGAATATGACCTTATCCAGAAATTCGATAAATATTTAGAGAAGAGAGGTTTCTACAACCGCTCCGAAGCAATTCGTGATCTTGTCAGACAATTGCTCGCAAAAGAAAAAGTTGAAATTAAAAATGAAGTAACTTATGGAATAGTGTCGTTCATTTACAATCATCATCAGCGAGAACTGGAAGAAAGGATTACTCATCTCCAACATCATAACTTTAAATCAATAATTTCAACCACACATATCCACATTGATGAAGAGTATTGTCTTGAAGTGATAATAATGAAAGACAGAGCACAAAGAATTAAAACAATCGCTGAAGCTATCTTTAGTCTCAAAGGTGTAAAGAGTGGTGAAGTATCGTTTGTCACTCTTGTTTAA
- a CDS encoding thioredoxin family protein, with product MLDIKVLGPGCMNCEKLFKLCSEVIHENNIEAKLEKVVKPEEFMKYGIMLTPALVVNNKVVIQGKIPTKATLENWLKNFNQ from the coding sequence ATGCTTGATATAAAAGTTCTTGGTCCTGGTTGTATGAATTGTGAAAAACTCTTTAAACTTTGCAGTGAAGTAATTCATGAAAATAACATAGAAGCAAAACTTGAGAAAGTTGTTAAACCAGAAGAATTTATGAAATATGGTATTATGTTAACCCCTGCGTTAGTTGTAAATAATAAGGTTGTTATTCAGGGAAAAATTCCCACTAAAGCAACTTTAGAAAATTGGTTGAAGAATTTCAATCAATAA
- a CDS encoding 2Fe-2S iron-sulfur cluster binding domain-containing protein has protein sequence MITFILNNEIIKTSLPSGFVLLDFIRKHQRLTGTKEGCREGDCGACTVLVGELRDGEVKYKTVNSCLFPLGDAHLKHIVTIEGLNLDQMNYLQAKFVELGGTQCGFCTPGFIVSAMGYFLTQENYRNDDAIQFVAGNICRCTGYAGIKRALSSTIEYLNSSIEKTNGKTKKTFEELIRIGFVPDYFSSIPQKLKALQLEEKTLSESSKIFVSGGTDVYVQRWDELVDKNVSLISLKEEFKGIKQVNDEIFIGGATTISEIEESDLIHSIIPELKDYLKLFGSKPIRNRATVAGNIVNASPIGDMTNILLALDSTVHLTNGNGKRTIQLRKFFLEYKKLDKNEDELIQSVSFKVPKKKYLINFEKISRRTFLDIASVNSTFFGYIENDSFEEISITAGGVSPIPLYLQKASNYLRNKKINVETISKAIEVALSEISPISDARGSAEYKKLLLRQLLLAHFEKFFPDLISKELVLSEEGLL, from the coding sequence ATGATAACCTTCATTCTAAATAACGAGATTATTAAAACCAGCCTTCCATCTGGATTTGTTTTACTCGATTTTATCAGGAAACATCAGCGTTTGACGGGTACAAAAGAGGGTTGCAGAGAAGGTGATTGCGGTGCTTGTACTGTTCTTGTTGGTGAGTTACGCGATGGCGAAGTAAAATATAAGACTGTTAATTCCTGCCTTTTTCCGCTCGGTGATGCACATCTGAAACATATTGTTACAATTGAAGGATTAAATTTAGATCAGATGAATTATCTTCAAGCAAAGTTTGTTGAACTTGGTGGGACACAATGCGGCTTCTGCACACCTGGTTTTATTGTTTCTGCAATGGGTTATTTCTTGACGCAGGAAAATTATCGAAATGATGATGCAATACAATTTGTTGCGGGTAATATTTGTCGTTGCACTGGTTATGCAGGAATTAAAAGAGCATTAAGCAGTACAATTGAGTATCTAAATTCTTCAATTGAAAAAACAAATGGAAAAACTAAAAAGACATTTGAGGAATTAATAAGAATCGGATTTGTACCAGATTATTTTTCTTCTATTCCTCAAAAATTAAAAGCACTTCAACTCGAAGAAAAAACTTTATCTGAAAGCTCAAAAATTTTTGTCTCAGGTGGAACTGATGTTTATGTTCAGAGGTGGGATGAGCTTGTCGATAAAAATGTAAGCTTAATTTCATTAAAAGAAGAATTTAAAGGCATAAAACAGGTAAATGATGAAATATTTATTGGCGGGGCTACAACAATTTCGGAGATTGAAGAGTCAGATTTAATCCATTCAATAATTCCTGAGTTGAAAGATTATTTAAAACTATTTGGTTCAAAACCTATCAGAAACAGAGCAACGGTGGCTGGAAATATTGTCAACGCATCTCCAATTGGAGATATGACAAATATTCTTCTCGCTTTGGATTCAACTGTCCACTTAACAAACGGAAACGGAAAAAGAACAATCCAATTAAGAAAATTTTTCCTTGAGTATAAAAAGCTAGATAAAAATGAAGACGAATTAATTCAGTCGGTTAGTTTCAAAGTTCCGAAGAAAAAATATTTAATAAATTTTGAAAAGATTTCTCGTCGAACTTTTCTTGATATAGCAAGTGTGAACTCAACATTTTTTGGATACATTGAAAACGATTCTTTCGAAGAAATCTCAATCACTGCAGGTGGTGTTTCGCCAATTCCTCTATATCTTCAAAAGGCATCAAATTATCTGAGAAATAAAAAAATTAATGTCGAGACAATTAGTAAAGCAATCGAAGTTGCTTTGAGTGAAATTTCTCCAATCAGTGATGCTCGAGGCTCTGCTGAATATAAAAAATTATTACTTCGTCAATTGCTTCTGGCGCATTTTGAAAAATTTTTCCCTGACTTGATTTCAAAGGAATTAGTACTAAGTGAGGAGGGTTTACTATGA
- a CDS encoding arsenate reductase ArsC produces MKKKILILCTGNSCRSQMAEGFLKSFDSELEVYSAGTKPADKVNPKAVAVMKEIGIDISQNYPKDVEQFINESFDYVITVCDNAKETCPVFMGKVGKQLHIGFEDPAEATGTEEEILAVFRKVRDEIKNAFFDFYTNELKS; encoded by the coding sequence ATGAAAAAGAAAATTCTCATTCTTTGCACAGGGAACTCCTGCAGAAGTCAAATGGCTGAAGGATTTTTAAAATCATTTGATTCAGAACTTGAGGTTTATTCCGCCGGGACAAAACCTGCTGATAAAGTAAATCCAAAAGCTGTTGCTGTAATGAAAGAAATTGGAATAGACATCAGTCAAAATTATCCAAAAGATGTTGAGCAATTTATAAATGAATCTTTTGACTACGTGATAACAGTCTGCGACAATGCGAAAGAAACCTGTCCGGTATTTATGGGTAAAGTTGGGAAACAATTACATATCGGATTTGAAGATCCAGCTGAAGCAACAGGTACTGAAGAAGAAATTTTAGCTGTCTTCAGAAAAGTTAGAGATGAAATCAAAAACGCGTTTTTCGATTTCTATACAAATGAATTAAAATCTTAA
- a CDS encoding NYN domain-containing protein — MRRIGVFIDLQNIYLAVKTIEQKSKINFTVLKEYLRSNDAIVTMSVFTCYDPEYKSQIDFINHLALLGYRVVSKPLKKLPDGTTKANMDLEMAMEVMNQAPHLDEIVLVTGDGDFAPLVSYLCSLGKFVKVIGPDVLTSPDLIRACHTFVNLNKIEGIFDVNQ, encoded by the coding sequence ATGAGAAGAATAGGCGTTTTTATTGATTTGCAAAATATTTATCTGGCAGTAAAGACTATTGAACAAAAATCTAAAATTAACTTTACTGTCTTGAAAGAATATTTACGTTCGAATGATGCGATCGTAACGATGTCGGTTTTTACTTGTTATGATCCAGAATATAAATCACAGATTGATTTCATTAATCATCTGGCATTGCTCGGTTATCGTGTGGTTTCTAAACCACTCAAGAAACTTCCCGATGGAACGACCAAAGCAAATATGGATCTTGAAATGGCAATGGAAGTTATGAATCAAGCTCCCCACCTTGATGAGATTGTTCTGGTAACTGGCGATGGCGATTTTGCTCCGCTTGTTAGTTACTTATGTTCACTAGGGAAATTTGTGAAGGTGATCGGACCAGATGTTTTAACTTCTCCCGATTTAATCCGAGCATGCCATACCTTTGTTAATTTGAATAAGATTGAAGGAATATTTGATGTAAATCAATGA
- a CDS encoding STAS domain-containing protein — MTLRTNRLNDIFVVDVNIPRTSIYLANDFKELIFNAIENGEKYIIVDFSKCEFVDSTFLGVLVISYKRLIPIGGNIHLVVNNQNIIASLDMTRMSKIFKIFSTVDEAVNNFTQVKN, encoded by the coding sequence ATGACCCTAAGAACAAATAGACTAAATGATATTTTCGTTGTAGATGTAAATATTCCACGAACAAGTATCTATCTGGCAAATGACTTTAAAGAACTCATTTTCAACGCAATTGAAAACGGAGAAAAATACATAATAGTTGATTTTTCCAAGTGCGAATTCGTTGACAGTACATTTCTGGGAGTACTTGTGATTTCATACAAAAGGCTAATCCCAATTGGTGGGAATATTCATCTGGTTGTTAATAATCAAAATATTATTGCAAGCTTAGATATGACTCGAATGAGTAAAATATTTAAAATCTTTTCAACAGTTGATGAAGCAGTCAACAATTTCACACAAGTTAAAAATTAA